The Candidatus Defluviibacterium haderslevense DNA window TAATTTCCTCTTTGCTTAATGGAAGAAACATGATTTTATCATCGATACGATTCAGAAATTCCGGACGCACACTTTCTTTTAGTTTTTCAAAAACCTCGATGCGCGTCGTTTCAATAATTTCCATTTTGTGTTTATCTCCAACCGCTTCAAGGTCTTCGAAATTTTCAAGAATAATATCTGAAGCTATATTGGAAGTCATGATGATAATCGTGTTTTTGAAATTAGCAACACGACCCTTATTATCTGTAAGCCTACCATCATCCAAGACTTGCAACAAAATATTAAATGTATCAGGATGTGCTTTTTCAATCTCATCTAAAAGTATGATTGAGTAAGGTTTATTTCTGACTGCTTCTGTAAGTTGACCACCTTCATCATAACCTACATATCCAGGAGGCGCCCCAACTAATCGAGCTACTGCATGTGCCTCCATAAATTCACTCATGTCAATACGAGTCAATGCTTTTTCATCATCAAACAAAACTTCTGCCAAGGCCTTAGCTAATTCCGTCTTCCCTACACCTGTTGGCCCTAAGAAAATAAATGATCCTATTGGTCTATTGGGATCTTGAAGCCCTGCACGGCTTCTTCTAATGGCATCAGAGACAGCTCTAACTGCTTCCAATTGTCCGATCACCCGTTTACCCAATTCACCTTCCATGTGAATCAAACGTTCTCTATCAGATTGCAACATTTTTTGTAATGGAATACCAGTCCATTTACTAACTACTGCAGCAATATCATTTGCTGTTACGGTATCCGAAGAAAATCGCTCTTCCTCAGGCAATAAATGCAATTTATCTTCCGCTTCTTTCAATAATCTTTCTTGCTCTTTAAGATCTCCATATCGAATTTTGGCCACCATTCCGAAATCTGATTCCCGCTCCGCTTTATCAGCTGTACTATTCATGGAATCCATAGTTTTCTTAATCGTCTGAATGGAATCTACAATTTCTTTTTCAGATTTCCATCGTGCACGGATGGAGTCTAATTTTTCTTTAGCATTGGCCAATTGCTCTTCAATAAATTTAATTTTGGTGCTTTCTTTTTCACGTTTTACCGCTTCGCGTTCGATCTCTAATTGTCGCACTCTTCGATCCATTTCATCAACTTCTTCGGGAACACTATCTAATTCCAAACGAAGTTTTGCAGATGCTTCATCGATAAGGTCAATGGCTTTATCCGGTAATTGTCGGTCAGCAATATAGCGATGCGATAATTCTGCAGCAGCGACTAAGGCTTCATCTAGTATGGCTACTTTATGATATACTTCATATTTGTCTTGCACACCGCGAAGTATAGAAATGGTATCTTCTACCGAAGGTTCTTCAATGATAACAGGCTGAAATCTTCTTACTAACGCTTTATCGTTCTCAAAATATTTTTGGTACTCATCTAATGTTGTTGCACCTATAGTATGCATATCACCACGGGCTAATGCCGGCTTTAAAATGTTAGCTGCATCCATGGCTCCACTTCCACCACCTGCACCAATCAAAGTATGAATTTCATCAATGAACAATATGATTTTGCCATTTGATTCCGTCACTTCTTTTACTACAGCTTTAAGTCTTTCCTCGAACTCTCCCTTATATTTTGCTCCGGCTATTAATGCAGAAATATCTAAATTAAATATTCGTTTGTCCTGTAAATTTTCAGGAATATCTTTTTTAACTATTCTCCAGGCTATACCTTCTATGATGGCAGTCTTTCCAACACCAGCTTCGCCAATGAGTATCGGATTGTTCTTTTTTCGTCTTGAAAGAATATGTAAAATTCTTCGAATCTCTTCATCGCGACCTATAATCGGATCCATCTTACCACTTTCTGCAGCAGCGGTGAAATCTATTGCATATTTATTTAAAGCATTAAATTGCTCATCTCCACTGGCTTCGGTTACTTTCTTCCCCTTTCTCAATTCCATTACAGCGGATTTTAATCCTTCTAATGTTATTTGATTCGCCTTTAATATTTTTGCTACAGCATCGTTGTTTTTCAAAAATGCCATTAAGATTAATTCGAGTGTTATAAACTCATCACCGAATTCTTCCATCAGTCTTTTGGCAGTGATTAATACCTGATTTGCTTCTCCTGAAAGATATTGCTTGTCGGAGCCTTGGATTTTTGGAGTGGTTCGAATGGCAGTGTCCAATTCAAACTTAATCTTTTGAGTATTCGCACCCATCTTTTGAAACAAGAACTCCGCTAACTTTTCATCTGTTTCTATGACCCCTTTACAAAGATGGACGGCTTCAACAACTTGTTGACTCAGATTAGCTGCAATCTCTTGCGCTTTTAGGATGGCATCCTGAGCTTTTATGGTAAAATTTTCATATGTCATTTTGTATCTTTTATTGAATTGATATCAAAATACTCACCAAATTACATAATATGAAAATTTGTCATAAATTAATAGCTAATTTGAGACATTAGTTCTTAATAACCAGTTATTTATCTGCCAATATTTCCGATTATTGTATAATGTTGATTAGTAAACAGTTTGTCCTGCAGTTTAATTTTTAATATCGTATCAGCTTTAAATGATGGGTGTTCACTTCAAATCCATAACTTCGATTGAATTTTGATGTTCGTCACATTTATCATTTTCAGATGTTGATTCATCCAACATTTGTCTGAAAAGCAAATCTTAAGTGATAGATCATATATTAATAAAAAGCTTTTATTTCTGTGATTAAATTAAGCTTGGTCAAGAATTTGAACCCATTCATCAATTATTGAGGCTATTTGATACCATTTTTAAGGTGCGTCAAACTCTGATCATGATCTTTGCATCCTTAATATAAACAAAATAAAAAAACTAATCATGAAAAATTTAATTAAATTGAAATGGCTTCTTTTGGTTTTAGGAGCCTTCATCTTTGAAAATAACATGAATGCCCAAGGTTGTGTAGCTGTTAGAGCTACCGGCTGTTCAGGAACCACAAACAGTTCTACGCTTTTAAAAAACCAATTGGAATTCAGCACTAATTTCCGCTATTTTGAATCACACCGACATTTTGTTGGAGATGTCGAACAAAAAGAACGAGAAGAGCTTCATACTGAAGTTAGAATTAAGTCCTTTGCTTATGACTTTGGGTTCAATTATGGCTTATCTGACCGATTTTTTGTTAATTTCTCCGTACCTTTTGTTATCAATAACCGATCTAATAATCATTATACAGACAAAGCGGGTGTAGCTAAAAGATTTAGCGTACAAGGCAGAGGATTAGGTGACATCAGAGCTACGGGATACTATTGGATTTTAGCTCCTAAACCTGAGAAGAAATTATCCTTACTTGGAGGTTTAGGTGTAAAATTACCTACCGGAGATCCTAGTCAGATTGATGTATTCCATGCCTTGAGTTCAAAAGGTAAAGACAGCACTTATTTTAAAATTGTGGATCAGGCTATCCAACCCGGTGATGCAGGATTTGGTGTCAGCCTTGAATCTCAAATCAATTATAGCATTGCTCCTAAGTTGAACCTGTATGCATCAGGCTATTATTTATTCCAACCACAAGAAACCAGCAATGTACTTAGAAATACTGCGTTATCAGAAACAGATACTATACAAAACTATCTGTCCATAACAGATCAGTTTTTGGCTCGAGTAGGTGTAAGTGCACAACCCTTAAGTAACAAATATCCACTAACAATAAGCCTAGGTGGTCGTCTGGAAGGAGTTCCGTCACATGATGCTATTGGAGGAAGCAACGGTCGCAGAAGACCAGGGTACACAGTTACTGCAGAACCTGCAATTAACTATGATTTTGGATCTGATCGAATTAATTTTTCAATTCCGATTTCTCTGTACCGCAATCGCACAAAGAGTGTTTATGATTTATCAGATCCAACAGGAAAGGCTCACGGTGATGCAGCATTTGCTGATTATTCCATTAATGTTAGTTACGTACATAGATTTGGATCATCACATGTAAGGATGTAAAAATCACTGTTGATAACTATTTGTCAGAATTCTAAATAGTTATGAATATCTGATTTAATTTTTTTGTTTTTCGTAGCAAATCTCTAGCTATAAGTGCCCATATTATTCATGGGCACTTTTTTTTTATATATATGCTAAATTTTAAAATAAAACCTAATAGAAATAAATATAATGGGAACACTCGTTTTTGAAAAATGCTCTTTACTATTGACAAAACTAACATTAGGTCGAGTTATTAATCTTGCAGAAACAAACGTTTAACTCTTGGAGAAATTCTGCATAAAATTTCATACGGAATGGTTTCCGCAGCTTTGGCTAACTGTTCTATTGTATTGGTAATGCCAAATATTTCAACTTCATCTCCAACTTTAACACCTTCAATATGACTAACATCTACCATGGTCATATCCATACACACAACACCTATAATAGGAGCTTTATGTTTTTGAATGGCTACACAATAATTATTTTTTGAAATATTTCGTGGCAATCCATCAGCATACCCTAGACTTAGAACTGCTATTTTTGAATTCCTATTTACTTTACCTGAACGATTATAACTGACTGTTTCCCCTTCATTGATTTCATTAATTTGACTAATTCTTGTTTTTAATGTATGCACTTTTTCTAGCATGCTAAACATGTGTGGATCTGAATCAATACCATAAAGGCCGATACCAAGCCGCACCATATCGTATTGTAAATGTGGATGTCTGCTGATACCAGAACTATTGATTAAATGAAGCATGGGTTTATATCCAAGGGATTGAATTAACTGGTGTGTCATGGCATCGAACCGGGACTTTTGAAGTAAAGTAAATTCATCAAAATCAACTTGATCACTTGCTGCAAGGTGACTAAAAATACTTACTACTTTAATTTGTTTTTGGTGTCGCAATACTTGGATCAATTCAGGAATTTCTTGTTCTAAAAAGCCAAGGCGATGCATGCCTGTATCTAATTTAATATGTATTTCTAAGGACATGGAAGTGCCCATTTCCTGTATCAACCTATACAATTGAACCATGGAAAAAATTTCCGGTTCAAGTTGGTTTTCAAATAAATTTTTGAAATCTGTTGTCCCGGTATTCATGACTAAAATCGGACATTGAATTCCCTTTTGTCTAAGTATAATTCCTTCGTCGGCATAGGCTACTGCCAAATAATCAATTCCCTTATGATCCAAATATCTGGCTACTTCATAATGCCCGCTTCCGTAGGCAGCAGCTTTAACCACCGCCATAATTTTTGTTTTAGCATTTAAATGCTTTTTATAAATAGAAATATTATGAGCTATGGATTTTAAATTGATTTCTAATATGGTATCATGTTTGGAAAGTGAATATTCATTAAAAAATTGTTCCAATTTAAATTTTCGTGCACCTTTAATTAATATCAGTTCATTTCGCAAATTCAATGATTCATGTTCCGCAATGAAATCCTCTGTATTAATAAAAGAATAAAATAAAATAGATTTAGGAAGTAAATGTTGTATTTCTGTGATTTGATAGCCAATAGCAATTAACTTACTAAATCGATACTTCTGAATCAATGCAATCAGTTCCTGACTCCATTCAGAAAAAGGCCTGTGATCTCCAAAATCAGAAATAATTAATGTTCTGTTTAATTCCACATTTTGTTGTTCTACAAACCGACATGCTAGCTCTAAGGATTTTAGATCAAGACTATAACTATCATTAATTAATATACAGCCATGAAGCCCTTCTTTTTGTTCCAGACGCATACTTAATCCGTGTAACAACAAGATTCTTTTTTGAATATCTGCAGATTCAATCTCAAAGTAAATGGATGCTATAATGCAATGCAAGCAATTCTCAATAGAAGCATCATCAACAAATGGTATTTGGAAATGATAAGGTTGATGGTTAAAAAGAAACTCTACCTTGGTATGATTTAATTGATCTATAGTTTTTACAACATAAATTTCAGCATCCTTATTAAATCCCCAACCAATAGCGCTGGAATTCACTTTCAATACTTCATGTATTTCTGGATAATCACTGCAGTACAAGATTTTATCAACATGCTTGAATAATTTAATTTTTTCTGCAACTTTATCTTCTATCGAATTAAATCCAGAATGATGTGCATCACCAATATTCGTTATGATACCAAATGTTGGATGGATCATTTGTTCCAATACTTCAATTTCTTCATAGGTTGAAATCCCTGCTTCAAAAATTCCGAACTCATCCGTATTATTGAGCTCCAAAACAGAAAGTGCCACACCTAATTGAGAATTATAACTTTTAGGACTTTTGCAAACCTGAAGATCTCCTTGAAGTAATTGAGCGAGCCATTCCTTAACGATGGTTTTTCCATTACTTCCTGTTATTCCTATAACAGGGATAGAAAATTTTCTACGATAATGGATGGCCAAAATCTGAAGCGCATGCACAGTATTTTTTACTTTAAGCACATATCCGGAAACTTTCGGAATAGCATCTGCATGTGTTACAAAAACCCGAACCCCTTTTTTTGACAATGCCGGAATAAAATGATGTCCCTGGGTATACTGACCATCCAGCGCAAAAAAAATAGTTTTCTCTGGGAATAGAATATGTCTGCTATCCGTTTCAATTTTCGAAATACATATATCATCTTCTGATTCTTGTATGACATCAGCTCCTATAATATCAATTATTTCTGCAATACTTATGGGTGTCATTTTAAATCAAATCCAATATCCTTTCTATAATTTTTTCCTTCGAATTGAATTTTATCGCAGGTCTTAAGACTTTTATTAACAGAAGATTGCCTGCTTTTTCCTAAAGAAGTAATGGCAAATACACGTCCGCCATCGGTGACCAATTGTCCATTTACTAATTTAGTACCCGAATAGAAAACGTGACTTTGCGAAATCTGTTCATGGCCTGAAATGACTTTCCCTTTTTCAAATGCTCCGGGATATCCTCCGCTTACCAGACATACAGTTGCGGCTGTGTCCGTCTTTATAGATATCATAGATTGTGAAAGCGTATGTTCCTGACACGCAATAAAGAGTTGGATGAGGTCCGTATTTAATCTTGGCATAATGGCTTCTGTTTCTGGATCTCCAAGTCTACAATTATATTCGATAACATATGGATCTTCACCCACTTTAATCAAGCCAAAAAATATAAATCCCTGATATGGAATTTGGTCTGCTTGTAATCCATTAATGGTGGGCGCAATGATTTGATGCATCACTTTCTCTATCATGTCTTCATCAAAAAAAGAGACCGGAGAGATCGCACCCATTCCACCCGTATTAAGACCTGTGTCACCTTCACCAATTCGCTTGTAATCTTTAGCTTCAGGCAGGATGACATATTGTTCGCCATTCGTTAAAACAAAAACAGAAAATTCTATACCCTGCAGAAATTCTTCAATTACGACTTGTGAAGATGCATCCCCAAATTTACCTTCCAACATAGATCTGAATTCAGTCTTTGCATCATCCAATGTTTCACAAATCAACACCCCTTTTCCTGCTGCTAATCCATTTGCTTTTAAAACAATGGGTAGATTCATGGAATCCATAAATAAACAACCGGCTTCTATTTCTTGATGATTAAAGGTTCTATATGCTGCTGTTGGAATTTGATGGCGCGACATAAACTCCTTTGCAAATGACTTACTTGATTCCAACTGAGCTCCTTGTTGATTAGGTCCTATTAAAATCAGTTTATGTGATTGGACTAAATCTTGAAGCTGATCCATAATACCATCAGCTAAGGGGCCTTCGGGGCCACACAATACAATGTTGATATCATTTTGAATAATGGCTTGTTTCAAACCATCAATATCAGCTAATTCTATATCTAAATGGATACACAGACTATTAATTCCAGGATTTCCGGGAATACTGTATAACTCATTCACTAAACCGCTTTGTTTAATTTTCCATGCCAGGGCATGCTCTCTTCCACCTGACCCAATAATTAATATATTTTTTTTCACAAGATTAACATCTTTATTTGTAATGATAGAAATGGTATTTTAGTTGTTTCTCAATCAACTATCGTAATTCATTCGAAAACTAATTTAAATGATACCTTATGATTACTTTAAAATTCTTAATTCACGACGTAATATTTTTCCAATATTTGTTTTCGGCAATGAAACTCTAAATTCAATGTTGCGAGGTAATTTATAATTGGTTAAATTTTGTTTGCAATAATCCATGACTTCTTCTTCAGTTAAAGAACTATCTTTTTTAACAATAAAAACTTTCACACTTTCACCGGATTTTTCATCAGGAACTCCAATAGCAGCTGCTTCTAATATTTTAGGATGAGCCACCAATACTTCTTCAATTTCGTTTGGATAGACATTAAAACCTGATACCAAAATCATGTCCTTAATCCGGTCTACAATTTTGAAAAAACCATGTTCATCCATAATACCTACATCACCGGTACACAACCATCCATCTTTAATGGTTAGATTCGTTTCATCCGGTTGGTTGTAATATCCCTTCATAACCTGTGGGCCTTTAACCTGAATTTCGCCCTCCTCATTAATTCCACATACATGGCCTGATTTGTCCACGAGTCGAATATCTGTAGAAGGAACTGGAATTCCGATATAACCCAACCTACCTGTCCCATCCAAGGGATTAAGACTTACTACGGGTGATGTCTCTGTCATTCCAAATCCTTCTGCAAGATAACAGCCGGTCACTTTCTGCCATTCAGTAGCAATTGATTTTTGAACGGCCATTCCACCTCCTACTGAAGCTTTTAAATGACTAAAATTAATTTTTTCAAATCCAGGATAATTTAATAAAGCATTATACAATGTATTCACTCCGGTCATCAAACTAATGGGATATTTTTTAAATGCAGCAACTATGCTACCAATGTCTCTTGCATTTACGATAAGTACCGTAGTAGCACCTATGGACATCATCGCCAAAATATTTACAGCAAATGCGAATATGTGATACATAGGTAAGGGTGACAAAGTAACTTCTTTTCCTTCTTCAAGGTAGTAGCAAATAACAGCTTTTATTTGCTCAACATTAGCAACTAAATTCCGATTCGTCAACATGGTTCCTTTACTTACACCTGTAGTTCCTCCTGTGTATTGCAATAAAATAACGTCTTCCCGATTCGATTCGAAAGGTACTATTTTATATTTCTTGCCATGATCCAAAGCTGTAGTAAAATCAATTGCGTTCGGGATATTAAATTTTGGAACCAGACATTTCACATATTTGACCATGAAATCTATGAACTTACCTTTTACACCACCCACTAATTCTCCAATCGAGGTAGTGATCACAATTTCAATTTTTGTTTTAGCAATAATTTTTTCTAAATTAGCTGCAAAATTTTCTGCGATTACAATGGCCTTAGCACCGGAATCACAAAACTGATATTCCATTTCACGAGGCGTATAGAGTGGATTTGAATTGACAATAATCAGACCCGCACGAAGAGCACCAAATATTGCTATCGGATATTGAAATAAATTAGGCATCATTAAAGCTATCCGATCGCCTGGTTTAAGTCCTCTGGAATGCAAATAAGCACCAAATTGTTCAGAGTACTCATCCAATTGCTTATAAGTAAGCTTTGCACCCATACAAATAAATGCAGTCTTGGATTCAAACTTCTTGAACATTTCTGAAGCAAATGCAATCAAAGAAGAATAGGCATCTGGATTAATATTAGCTGGAACTCCTGCAGGATAATGTTTTAGCCACGGTCTAGACTCCATGAATGTTCTATTTTGACCTCAAAATAAGGCGAATGATTCAAATTTGCATTAATTTTCTAAATAATGCCATTTATTTACCAATACTTTAACGTATCAATTTGTTTTTTAATTAATTATACATAAATAAAATACATATGTATTATTGAAAATCGCGTTGCCATTCGGACAGCTGGTTGATGAAAATGAAATAAAAGGCAAGGTAAAAAAACATACATCATCAAAAACTAAATAATGAGTTAGGATGGATTCATCCCAAATCCTATTTAAATTTTATTCTAAAACTTATTCAATTACCTCAATAATTTTCTACTTGCTTTAAACAACTTAATATTTAATTTTCTGGCATAGAGATTTGCATTTTGAGTGTATTTTGATTTAGGATCATCGATACTATTGATCCAAGTTGATAATGTATTAACTCGTTGATATTTTGGAAACGGACTTGAATAATTTATACCCAAAGTATCCACAAACAAAAAAGCTTCTAAATGTTGATTAGGGGTTTCATCATGTTTCAAAATGACGATGTTACTATTTCCAATTCTATTTTCTACAACTTCATGTAATAAACTATCCAAGAAAATAGCTCCAAAGAAGTGGCTCTTTTTTAATTCAGCATGTCGTTTATCATAATAAAAATAAATCGGACAAAACTTAAATTGAAGCCGCATAGCCTGAATGAATGCCAAATTAAATGAATCACGCCGATTTGTAATCTTTACTATGTCTTGAATTAATTGTTTTTCCCGTGCAGAGCAAATTACAGCACGATCTAAGTCTTTATTTAATGCTGATATTTTTTTGGACTCACTTTTTAAACGAACCAATAGCTGGCCGTCTTTTAAATGTTCCAATGCATTCCAAGACTTATTGTCCATAGACTCCAGCAAATCATCATCAAGAGCTAAATCTGCATTGCTTTTACTCCTATTTTGACCATTCATAGGCTCAATTAATAAAATGTTAAAATGGATCAAAAGTAAGAACAAGATATACCGTTCACCAACTATTTTTACGTTCATAAGCATTGCATTTGGAAATTTTAACAATGCAAATTTCATAAATTCATTTACGATTTAATATAAAAATTAATTCTTATGTCACAATACATTGATATAGAAGCTATTAATCAACAAATTGGAATAGAAAGTGCCTTTGTAGATCGACTTCAGGAAGCACACAGCAGGATCATCGTTGGACAAAAACACATTATGAATCGAATGTTGTTGGGTTTGTTGACCAGAGGCCATATCTTATTAGAAGGCTTACCGGGCTTAGCCAAAACTTTAGCTATTAAAACCTTAGCTAATTCCATAGATGCCACTTTTAATCGGATACAGTTTACACCTGATCTACTTCCTGCTGATATCATTGGAACCCTAATATATAATCCCGGAGATCACCAATTTTCTGTACGCAAAGGTCCAATATTTGCCCATTTCATTTTAGCTGACGAGATTAATAGAGCTCCTGCTAAAGTTCAATCAGCACTTCTGGAAGCTATGCAGGAGAGGCAAGTCACACTAGGGAAAGAAACATTTAAACTTGAAGAGCCCTTTCTCGTTTTGGCAACACAGAATCCCATCGAACAAGAAGGAACTTATCCATTACCTGAAGCACAGGTGGATCGATTTATGATGAAAGTCAATGTCACTTATCCTACAATGGAAGAAGAACTTGATATTATGCGAAAAAATTTGTCCGGAGACATACTAACTCAAATAACTCCGGTTATACATCCTGAAGATATTCTTAAAGCCCGTAAAGCAGTATCTAAAATTTATATGGATGAACGGATTGAAAAATATATACTCAATTTAGTATTTGCAACACGGAATCCTGAACTTTTTAAACTAAAAGA harbors:
- a CDS encoding AAA family ATPase, which translates into the protein MTYENFTIKAQDAILKAQEIAANLSQQVVEAVHLCKGVIETDEKLAEFLFQKMGANTQKIKFELDTAIRTTPKIQGSDKQYLSGEANQVLITAKRLMEEFGDEFITLELILMAFLKNNDAVAKILKANQITLEGLKSAVMELRKGKKVTEASGDEQFNALNKYAIDFTAAAESGKMDPIIGRDEEIRRILHILSRRKKNNPILIGEAGVGKTAIIEGIAWRIVKKDIPENLQDKRIFNLDISALIAGAKYKGEFEERLKAVVKEVTESNGKIILFIDEIHTLIGAGGGSGAMDAANILKPALARGDMHTIGATTLDEYQKYFENDKALVRRFQPVIIEEPSVEDTISILRGVQDKYEVYHKVAILDEALVAAAELSHRYIADRQLPDKAIDLIDEASAKLRLELDSVPEEVDEMDRRVRQLEIEREAVKREKESTKIKFIEEQLANAKEKLDSIRARWKSEKEIVDSIQTIKKTMDSMNSTADKAERESDFGMVAKIRYGDLKEQERLLKEAEDKLHLLPEEERFSSDTVTANDIAAVVSKWTGIPLQKMLQSDRERLIHMEGELGKRVIGQLEAVRAVSDAIRRSRAGLQDPNRPIGSFIFLGPTGVGKTELAKALAEVLFDDEKALTRIDMSEFMEAHAVARLVGAPPGYVGYDEGGQLTEAVRNKPYSIILLDEIEKAHPDTFNILLQVLDDGRLTDNKGRVANFKNTIIIMTSNIASDIILENFEDLEAVGDKHKMEIIETTRIEVFEKLKESVRPEFLNRIDDKIMFLPLSKEEIKKIASIQIKSLTKNLKLQGLSLEVSESALSLLADLGYEPQFGARPLKRVIQKEIVNELAKLLLGGELVKDGTILLDTDAKGFLFNGKSTGIVSETQSDRKKRLDDLTKAAKDVEDAAKDVEKK
- the purD gene encoding phosphoribosylamine--glycine ligase, giving the protein MKKNILIIGSGGREHALAWKIKQSGLVNELYSIPGNPGINSLCIHLDIELADIDGLKQAIIQNDINIVLCGPEGPLADGIMDQLQDLVQSHKLILIGPNQQGAQLESSKSFAKEFMSRHQIPTAAYRTFNHQEIEAGCLFMDSMNLPIVLKANGLAAGKGVLICETLDDAKTEFRSMLEGKFGDASSQVVIEEFLQGIEFSVFVLTNGEQYVILPEAKDYKRIGEGDTGLNTGGMGAISPVSFFDEDMIEKVMHQIIAPTINGLQADQIPYQGFIFFGLIKVGEDPYVIEYNCRLGDPETEAIMPRLNTDLIQLFIACQEHTLSQSMISIKTDTAATVCLVSGGYPGAFEKGKVISGHEQISQSHVFYSGTKLVNGQLVTDGGRVFAITSLGKSRQSSVNKSLKTCDKIQFEGKNYRKDIGFDLK
- a CDS encoding AAA family ATPase, coding for MSQYIDIEAINQQIGIESAFVDRLQEAHSRIIVGQKHIMNRMLLGLLTRGHILLEGLPGLAKTLAIKTLANSIDATFNRIQFTPDLLPADIIGTLIYNPGDHQFSVRKGPIFAHFILADEINRAPAKVQSALLEAMQERQVTLGKETFKLEEPFLVLATQNPIEQEGTYPLPEAQVDRFMMKVNVTYPTMEEELDIMRKNLSGDILTQITPVIHPEDILKARKAVSKIYMDERIEKYILNLVFATRNPELFKLKEIQLLINYGASPRASIFLAQAAKANAFINHRGFVIPEDVTSIVKDIFRHRIGLSYEAEAENITQDQIISTILSKVEVP
- a CDS encoding AMP-binding protein, with translation MESRPWLKHYPAGVPANINPDAYSSLIAFASEMFKKFESKTAFICMGAKLTYKQLDEYSEQFGAYLHSRGLKPGDRIALMMPNLFQYPIAIFGALRAGLIIVNSNPLYTPREMEYQFCDSGAKAIVIAENFAANLEKIIAKTKIEIVITTSIGELVGGVKGKFIDFMVKYVKCLVPKFNIPNAIDFTTALDHGKKYKIVPFESNREDVILLQYTGGTTGVSKGTMLTNRNLVANVEQIKAVICYYLEEGKEVTLSPLPMYHIFAFAVNILAMMSIGATTVLIVNARDIGSIVAAFKKYPISLMTGVNTLYNALLNYPGFEKINFSHLKASVGGGMAVQKSIATEWQKVTGCYLAEGFGMTETSPVVSLNPLDGTGRLGYIGIPVPSTDIRLVDKSGHVCGINEEGEIQVKGPQVMKGYYNQPDETNLTIKDGWLCTGDVGIMDEHGFFKIVDRIKDMILVSGFNVYPNEIEEVLVAHPKILEAAAIGVPDEKSGESVKVFIVKKDSSLTEEEVMDYCKQNLTNYKLPRNIEFRVSLPKTNIGKILRRELRILK
- a CDS encoding bifunctional UDP-N-acetylmuramoyl-tripeptide:D-alanyl-D-alanine ligase/alanine racemase, which produces MTPISIAEIIDIIGADVIQESEDDICISKIETDSRHILFPEKTIFFALDGQYTQGHHFIPALSKKGVRVFVTHADAIPKVSGYVLKVKNTVHALQILAIHYRRKFSIPVIGITGSNGKTIVKEWLAQLLQGDLQVCKSPKSYNSQLGVALSVLELNNTDEFGIFEAGISTYEEIEVLEQMIHPTFGIITNIGDAHHSGFNSIEDKVAEKIKLFKHVDKILYCSDYPEIHEVLKVNSSAIGWGFNKDAEIYVVKTIDQLNHTKVEFLFNHQPYHFQIPFVDDASIENCLHCIIASIYFEIESADIQKRILLLHGLSMRLEQKEGLHGCILINDSYSLDLKSLELACRFVEQQNVELNRTLIISDFGDHRPFSEWSQELIALIQKYRFSKLIAIGYQITEIQHLLPKSILFYSFINTEDFIAEHESLNLRNELILIKGARKFKLEQFFNEYSLSKHDTILEINLKSIAHNISIYKKHLNAKTKIMAVVKAAAYGSGHYEVARYLDHKGIDYLAVAYADEGIILRQKGIQCPILVMNTGTTDFKNLFENQLEPEIFSMVQLYRLIQEMGTSMSLEIHIKLDTGMHRLGFLEQEIPELIQVLRHQKQIKVVSIFSHLAASDQVDFDEFTLLQKSRFDAMTHQLIQSLGYKPMLHLINSSGISRHPHLQYDMVRLGIGLYGIDSDPHMFSMLEKVHTLKTRISQINEINEGETVSYNRSGKVNRNSKIAVLSLGYADGLPRNISKNNYCVAIQKHKAPIIGVVCMDMTMVDVSHIEGVKVGDEVEIFGITNTIEQLAKAAETIPYEILCRISPRVKRLFLQD